The genomic interval TGTGCCTGATTACGGTCTTTGAGAGAAATGGACTTGGTGCGCTCTTTATTCCAAACAGGAACGAACTTTTCAGGACGTTGTTCTGTTGGTGTCGGGAGCTGTTTTGCAAATTCGATGATTGCATCACGGTCAAATTCACCGGCGACAGCCATTACCCATGGCATTGATTTCTGTTTATTCCAGAAAGCGTCAACATCAGCCTGTGTGAATTTTTCTACCTGTGCCGGAATACCTGCGTGGTAGTAACTGTAGATGGAATCAGTAAACAGGAACGGGAAGAGGTTACGAGTGGCCAAGCCAAGTGGCTGGTCCTCGCGCAACTTAATGCCTGCTACCTGATCAACTTTTTCGCGGTTAACTTCCTCAACAGCCAATGTTGGAGTCTGCACCATTTTACTGAAGAGCTTTAGAATATCACCAGAGAAGCGGGCAGGGTAACGCGCGCTTACTGAGAATGTTCTTCTGCTTGCAGATGCTGCAACTGATGCTGCACGGTCTGCAAGGTATTCTTCAATGGCAGGAGCATCCATGGAACCTGTGCCTTTGGTAAGAACGCGGGCAGCAAGTACGGAAAGACCTTCCTGATCTTTATTGATCAGAGTGTCTCCGCCCATGAAATCCATATCGATCGCAACGTATGGCAAAGTTGTATCTGGAATCAGAATCAACTGGCGACCGTTACCGAGATCGATAACTTCCTTTTCGCCGGTGATGTCTTTTGCAATCAGCTGTTTTTTTACAGCATCTTTTTGATTCCCAGTTTTTAACTACCTGTGCGGTAAGCGTGGTTCCGCTTACTTCGCCATCCTGTGGCGCGAGGACTGTTGCCTGTAAATGTTCCGGCTTGAGGTAGGTGTCGATAAGGTTCTGAAGCTGTTCACGGTTTACGTTATCAACTTCATCAAGGTAATTCTGTTCACCCTGTTCGCCGCCAAAGAAAAATTCGAACATGCCGATCTTGGAAGTAAGGCCGGAAAGAGTTTCTTTAGAGCGGAAAAGGGAATCCTCAAGATTTAAACGAACGCGGGCCATGTCTTCATCTTTGAATTCAGAAGCCTTGAGGTTGCGTAAATCTTTCATTAATTCAGGCCAGAATTCATCCAATTTATCTGCATCAAGCACTGCTGTAATGTAGATAAGACCTGCACGTTCAAAAGAGTATGCAGATACGGAGATGGCGTCGACAAGCTGCTTTTCATACTGGTACTTGCGGTAGAACGGAGAAGTCTTATCTCCACCCATGAGCTGTGCCAACATGTCGAGACCCGTGGTGTTAACATCATCAAATCCCGGAATGGGGAAAGAGATACCAAGGTATACTTTGTTCCACTTGCCTTCTACAACCTGAATGTTAGGTCCGGTCATATCCAGTTTGTCAATATTAACAACGGATGGCGGAGTAACATTGGCAGTGTTTTCGAGACTACCGTATAGCTTTTCTGCCTCAGCGAGCACAGCTTTTTCGTCTATATCACCGCATACAACCAACAGCATCTGCTGTGGCTGGTAATGCTTTTTGATGTAGTTGGTAATGTCTTCACGAGTGAAGGAATTGATGGTGTCGCGGTAGCCGATAATTGGCCATGCGTAGGTTGTCCCTTTCATAGTCTGCTGTTGCAGTTTTTTGAAAAGAAGACCGAACGGGCTGTCTTCACCGCGCTCCAGTTCGGAAATAATAACTTTTTTTTTCTGACTCAAGTTCTTCCGCATCAATATTGGCGAAAAATGCCTGATCGCGTAAAACTTTCAGTCCAGTTTGCCATGCATCAGCAGGTAGATCTGCAATATAAACTGTGTAATCAAAACTAGTAGCAGCGTTAAGGTAGCCACCTAATTCTTCAATACTTGCAGCGATCTGGCCCTTTGCATAGTTTTTAGTGCCTTTAAAAACCATATGTTCAAGCACATGGCTGATGCCAGCTTCCCTAGGCTCTTCATAGCCTGACCCAGCATGTACATACAGTCTTGTTGAGACGAGCGGAAAACGCTTATCTTCTTGAATCAAAACAGTAAGACCATTTTTGAGTTTAGTCACCGTTGCCGCAGACGCTGCGGTTGCAGTGCACATCATAAGTACTCCACAAAAAAGTATAATAAGTCGTTTGAACATTCCATGCCTCCTAATTGCCTAAGCAAAAAATATGTTCAACGGATAGTGTACGCAATGGTTTCAATTTGGCAAGGAGAACCATTGGTTGTGACATACAGGTTATAGGGGGGCTGTGCAAGCTATGTGTACATTGAACTCATAACAGGGTATGGTGTTGCGACTTATTGCATGCCAAGGGTTTTTCCCCATACGGAGTGATGTTTGAATGCTGGATTCGCTTGTTGGAACAATTCTGACAGACGCACGAACTGTACTTGATGACTTGGATCCATTCCTTCTGGATTTGGAAGTATCTGCCGAACGGGCAGATACAGTGCTTCTTTCAACAATATATAATACAACCCCGTTACTTTCTAACTGTTTTAATTTACTTGGGCTGACTGATGCAGTTGCTCTGGTTGACTTGTTGCAGCTAGTAATCGGGGCGTTCCGAAAACGGACTTTATCACTTTCGTATGTGAATATTCGAGAAGTCATACGTGCATTCAGTGCATTAGTGGCGTTTCTTGATAGTGCCGATGCTGAGAAAATTTCTAAGGCAAATAATGCATTGAAAGAGCTGATTGAGGCAACGTGGCCTTCTGACGCAAAAACGATGCTTGCAATGCATTCGCTACGCGACCCGCAGGGTAACGTAGCCTTTTCTATTTCCGGCTATGTGCTGCAGGATGACTTCATGCAGGAGTGCACATGTTTTGTACTCGAACTGGATGATAGCGGGCTGTTAGCAGGTACCCAGTTTACTCCTTTCTCATTACTTCAGTTCCTTTACAAAAGTGGTCAGGTGTTGGGCGTACAATTTGCGTCCCCGGCGTCTGGTGCATACTTACAAGTTTTGTTTGCAACGGTGCTTAATGCAGAGCAGTTGCAGATGGTTCTTGATATTCCTGAAGAGGCTATTCATGTCGTTTCCATGTCAGCCTTTGATTCAAAAAATCCTGCTTGGAAATCAGCGCTCCTGTCAATTGATACTGACAATGTAGAAACCGCCGATATTGAAACTCGTCAAACTGAAATTTCAGAGAGCACTGAGCATACTAAGGTAGCTTCTTTTGAAGAGAGTGAGCCTGCTGACGATCCTTTATACGGGGTTTCAGACCAGCAACGGCCTCTCGATTCAGCGAATGTTCCTGTAAGTTCATATCAACCGAGAGAATACGCTTCACCTTCCTTGTCTTCTGATTCAATAGCAGATGACAAGTTTGCCTTGCTAGAAGCAGAGCTTGAAGGGGAATTGTTTGAAGAAGCAATTTCCGCTGGAATTGCCTCTCGGTCATTAGATAAAGCACAGCAGGAATTACCTGAGAAGGCCGAAGCAACAACAAGCAGTGATGCAGAGCAGGCTGAAGATTCTCAGGTGCAAGGGGCGCTTCTTGGTGGAACTTTGGATGTGGCAAATCAAGAGTCTGCTAAGCAGATGGAAGAGCTGCATGGATTTAGCTATGAGCGCAATTCCAACAGCGTGACACTGTACGTTTCAACAATCGAAAATGTTGTTGAGGCAGAGCAACTGCGTGCAGTGCTGCTCGAATTGTTGTCGACACATGCTGATGTCGAATTGGTGCTACATGCCCCGATTCGTGGAAATTTAGAGCTGCTTCAATTGTTGCTGTCAGCAGCAATGACGGTCGGTTTGCGGCATCAGGAATTTAAAGTTTCCGGTGAAGGGAAAGAGAGTGTGGCCATGTTGCTTGCAGGCTGTGGCATAACGATCGACGTGCTTAAAGCTCAGGGCATTGCAGACTTTTTGAGCTAATAAGCGTTCTGCATAAAAAAAGGACTGCCTTTATACGCTTGCGTCCCCCGCCGATTACGTAAGTGGCAGCCCTAGGAGTGGTGTAAAGTTTATTTGACGTTACACTCAGAGCTTTCGCTGCAATAATTGAAAATGAACTGACCTATCTGAGTACCCAAGTACACGCATTCAATACCATTCAAGCATTCCTGCGCATCTTTAGGTTCGATATATGTTATTAATTCATGATGATGCTTAGACAATTGGGCAACCCATGCATTTTTTTCTTTATCAAACTGAACAGACAAATCTATCTGTTGTTTTGTAATTTCCGGATAAAACGATAATATTTTAGTGCGTAATTGTTCTGGAGTAATAATCATGCGACAGCTCCTTTGCTTCTAGTAAGCATAGTTGAGAGGGCAGGGCTGCACAATGTTTGGAGCTCAACATATAAAGTGGGATAAGCCATGATAGCTTGTTATCATGCCTAAATTGTGTGGCATTTTGTGATGCTGTGTGTAGGAAAAAATAACGAAAAAAAAGCCGTGACCATATGGTCACGGCTTTTTCTGTTAACAGAAAAGAATGTTCTACTTTTTAGTAGATAAGAACTCATTTCGCAGAGAATCAATAAGTTTTCCTACGGGAATGATTTCTTTAATACGGTGTACGTTAGTACCTGAGAATGCAAAGCCTCGAGAAAGGTTGCCTTTTTTAGCATTAAGCAGTGCTGCAGCGATGCAGTACGGGCTTTGTTCATGTGCGCAGTTGTGAATACACTCAAATGGGCACTTGAACGGCTTTTTAAGACCGTTTCGGGAGTCTTCAACAAACTTGTTTTTCAGAGCGCGACCGGGGAGACCTACAGGACTCTTAATAACGGTTACGTCTTCTTTTCGTGCATCAACATACGCTTGTTTAAAGCGATCGTCTGCATCGCATTCATCTGTAGCAACAAATCTGGTTCCCATCTGTACCCCTGCTGCACCCATTTCGATGAATTTTTTAATATCTTCACCGGTGTAGATGCCCCCTGCAGCGATAACAGGAATGGTTTTTCCTGATTTTGCTTCAAATTCTTTAACAGCTTCAATTACTTCACTTATTACTTTTTCAAGTGCAAAGTCAGGATCTTCGAGCTGTTCAGCTTTAAAACCAAGATGTCCGCCTGCTTTGGGTCCCTCAACCACAAAAGCGTCTGGCAGGTAATCATACTTGGATGCCCACTTTTTACAAAGAATCTTAGCAGCGCGAGCTGATGAGACGATAGGCACAAGTTTGGTGTTAGCTTTTTCTTTGTGTTCTTCGTAATAGTCTTTCAGGTACGCAGGTAAATCCATAGGAAGTCCAGCACCTGAGAAGATTACGTCGATCTTTTCATCCAAAGAGGTTTTTACGAGATCAGCAAAGTTCGTAAGAGCAACCATAATGTTTACTCCGAGTACGCCTTTGGTCATCTCTTTAGCTTTGCGAATTTCTTTACGCATAGCGCGGATGTTAGCTTCCATAGGGTTTTTGCCTATGTCTGGCTCACTCATTCCGATCATAGCTCCAGCGATAACTCCGATGCCTCCCTCATTGGCAACGGCACTAGCAAGATTGGAAAGAGAAATTCCAACGCCCATACCTCCCTGAATAATAGGAGTATTGGCAACAAGATCGCCAATCTTCAAGGTAGGAAATGACATGATTCAGTCCTCCAAATGCGGCGCTTCAATTCCGCATTGTGATTATATGTACTGCGCGGTGTCTCGCAGTCAGAGTACGGCAGTTAATTTGGACATACTGCACTCAATTATTTGCTTCGTCTTAGTCTTTACACAGAACAGCCAGCAGTGCAAGTACACCATTGGCAATGGCGACCTTTTCGGGGTCTAATTATTGGTGATTTTTCGATGTGTCTGAGCATGAATTGGAGAATAAGCGGGATGTGCTCTGTGATAATTTCATCGTGGAGTTCGTCATCAATTTTTTCAAAGAATAGATGCTCCTTACCGTCTTTTTTCAATTCAACCCATCCTGCGTCACAAGTAGATGTGAGCCTTGGATTGTGCATCATGTACAAATACGCAGGCAATTGCAGGTTAACAACTTTGTCTGCTAACTGGTTAAGCGGGTCTTCAACGCCACCATCCCATGTACGCATTTGCGCCATCAGGAACTCGTCCTGCCATAATCCGTTGTCCGGTTTATGGATGTTGCCAGTTTTGTAATCCAGAATAACCCGTGTGTTGTTACGGATATCAATTCGGTCGGCAATTCCGGCGATGGAACGCTCTTTTGCATCAACACCAATAGTTTTAATAAGTCTTTTTTCCAGAGAGTCAATTTTAGCCATAGGCTGGTTTCGCAAGAAGCGGCTCAGGCGTTCTTTTCCTGCTGTCTCCAGCATGACAAAGGAATCGTAAGGCACTTCTTCTTTGATACTGGATTCATGGAGCATTTGTACAAACATGCGCTGGAGCGGTTCTGGATCAAGCTTGCTGAATTCGGTTTCTTTATGCAGATACTCAGTGAAAAACTTTTCTAACACTTTGTGGAACAGATCACCGATTGCAGCAAAGTCTTCGGCTTCATTTACTTCGTCCACAGGGCGCAAGTTACCAATGCGCTCCATATAGAACTGCATAGGGCAGTTGAGATATGTGTTGAGTGCAGAAGGTGAAACCGGCTTGGCTAAAAAGGTTTCAATCATGTCATTGATTGCGGAAGTGCGCTGAATGACATGGTCTTCTTTTTTGATGGTGGAAACGGGGTAGCTGATACCGTGCAGTGGTGCGTCACCTGGTGCAAGGAGTTTGCCTTGCTTGCATTCTTCTTTCCACAGCAGCTCTTCTACAAAGCGGGAACGGATATGCTTTTCTTCAAAAATACCGGTGCGCTCAGATCCTGTCTGGTAGAGCACATGAACATTTGTTGCTCCGCGGATAAGACGATAAAAGTTGTATGCTGCTACGCTTTCACGATGGCGCGCGTCCGGCAGACCAAGCATGGAGCGCAGGCTGTCCGGCAATAGTGGATCATTACCCGGTAAGCCGGGAAGTTTGTTTTCTGTGGCATCCAGAACATATACATTCTTAAAATGCAGCAGACGAGATTCCAGCATACCCAAAACCTGCAAACCGGTAAGCGGGTCAGCTTCAAAAGGCACCCGTTCACCACGAATAATTTCGCGCAGAATAGTGAACAGTACTCCCTGAGAAAATTCCTGATTTGCAAGAGAACACTCGCGTAACGAAGGGATAACCTTACGCATGATGCGGTACATGGATTCTGCATCAATCGGGAATCGATCCCATAGGTTGCCGCCATGTTCCAGCAGAACCGTACATAAATCAGAAAGAGTGTTTGCAAGTTGCGCCGGAGTCTCTATTTCTTCCCATGCTGTGATGGCGTTGGAAAGAACCCTGTGGAGCAGCTCCTGCATTTCCTCTTCGGAAGCAGTGACATTTTCGTCGCGGGTAAATGGAATAGTGAAAGGCGTGGTGTAGCTTTTACCCCGACGCAGTTCTTTTTCCATAGTATGCAAGGTTACACCGAACGGACGCTCTTCTCCGATGGTCAGCATTTTAATATACGGATGACGAATAAGAGAGATGATGTCTTTCCAGTAATAGCCGTCCGCGCGTTTGTTTTCTTGCAGATGCAGCACTACTTCCAATAGTTGAAATAAGTTGGAACGCCAGAGCGGGTAGCCCATGGAAATGTTCACGTCTTTACGTGGCAAATGGTGGAGTACCGGCATCATAAGCCCAGTGTCCGGCAGAACTACAGCGGTGTCACTGATGGAGTCCTGTTGCAGAAGCTTCTGTTCCATCGCGTCCAGCTGTGAATGTAGATCGAACCCTTCATAGAGCTGTAAGTCTTGTTCACGCTCTTGTGGTTCTTCACATAATTCGGTGCCGATTGACCATTCGGAAATCCACTTTCTGTGCTCACGACATGCCCAGTGAGTCTGCCCACCTGTTGTCAGTTCCGCATCAGAATGAATCATGATAGTAGCGCCGTATTCGGCGTGTAGAATGCGGAACAATTCTTTTTCTACACCTGTGAGGCCATAGAAGCCTGCAATGTAAATTTTCTTATGAGAAAGACTCATAACCGGCTTGGAGCTGTCATTCAGTAATTGCAGAACTCGGAACGCATCGTATCCCGGAGTAGTCCAGCCACGATTTTCCAGTTTTTCTGTGTATGCATCATGAATACGACCAAGCTGTCCGAGCAGGATTGCTGCAAAAGGAACAACCTGTCCTTCCATGTGGAAGTAATCTTCTGGCGTTTTGTTCTGGTTAAAGAAATCTTCCAATAACGAGTTCAGACGCATACCCCACGGGAAAAAGCGCTGTGGATCATTAAGCGGTAGCGTCTGAAGAGGACCGGACGTAAAGGTATCTTTCTTGTTAATGTCCTGTATGCATTCCATTAACAAGCCGACACGATCCAGTACTTCAATAACGTGAGGCGGTGTTGGTTCCAGCTCACTACGGAGCATCTGGAAAACATCGCTTACCTGAAAGATCTGCGGCATAAGAAACGGTTTTGGAAGTGCTTCATTAAAACGCAGACTGTCAGACAGATATTTACGTGGGCGTGAATGCGGGAAGATAATCAACGCATCACCCGGATTATTGTCGGTGTCTGCGAGAACCCGTTCCATAAGACCGGAGATAAAATCGTTCTGCCAAGGGATAATGACAAATGGTTTAGTATGCATGGTTAGGCTCCGGTGGAAAGGGTAACGTCTACAGTTTCGCGTGAATCGAGATAAATAATCGTGCCTAATAGCGCGCAGTTGTCATACGCAGGCATGGCATTCAGTAAGTTGAGATAACGACGCACCTGCTGTTTGTGCGCAGGGTCGTGGCCGCCAGTCTTATATTCAACAATAGTAATGGCGTCAGGCTCGCGAACAAGTAAGTCAGCCCTGTGCTGGTTACCTTGCTCGTCCATGATGCCTTGCTCCGGTCTTCCGAAGTGTTGCCATTTAGTAAAGTCTGGCAGAGACGTGAGCCACAACAGCATATCCGTCAGCTCTTCTTCTACCTCAACTCTGTTTTCCATAGGCAGCGGATACTCGCGCATGCCATGCTGAATGGCGCGGTGCACATCTTCCTGCGGATTATCCAGAACACGCAAATGCTCGAGGCAGGTATGGACAAGAATACCGCGGCGGCGTTCATCGTAGATAATTTCTTCCAGCGGGTTACGGAAAATTTTTAATCGCGGCAGCCAGTGCATCGGTTTCCATGCAAGCACGTCTTCATGCGCTGGCATCAGCTTGTTACGATCTACTTCATCAACTATTTCTACTGTGAGCGTGCTTTCCGGCGCTTCGCCGATGGTGATGCAGCCTTTTTCATCCATTTTGTCCTGAAGATCTGTGAGCAGTACTCGTAAGCTTTTTAACAATGGTGAAGTGCGTTCGTGTGTCGGAGTAGAGGTGATAACAGCATGCAACTCTTCAACAGGGCGTGTCCATGCCACGTAAAGTAAATGCAGTTGTTCACGAGCATCTTTACCTACAACACGGTAGTAATCGTCACCTAGTTCTTTACACTGCGGAACAAGAATTTCCTGTCCGTTAAAGGTAAATGCCTCTTGTCCGGAAGGGCGTTGCTGCATTTGGTGATGAAATGGAATGACAACTACAGGGAACTCAAGTCCCTTTGATTTATGCATGGTGAGAATACGGATTGCATCCAAATTTTCCGGCATTGGAACTTTTTCTTCTACACCGCCGTCCTGCCAGAAAGTGAGGAATGCAGAAAGGGAACGCAGTCCGTTTGTTTCTGCTGTGTGCACAATCTCAAGGAAACGGCGCAGGAATATTTCATCCTGCGGGAAGCGTTTGAATACTTCGAAATGCTCAAAGCCTTCACGCACCGTATCGTACGCACTCATCAAGCCTGCCTGTGAATAGAATGGAGCAATCCATTGTTCCCATGCCTGTGGGTAGTCAGCTTTAAATGCGTTGAAAAGGGTACCTTTGCGCGGCGCTGCAAGCCAGTCATCAAGTTCTGCTCTGTTGATTCCGGCAATGTCGCAGAATAATTCAGAGCCGCTGATAACAGACCAGAAGGCCACGTCGTTAAGCGGGTAATCCAAGAAGGTTAGCAGGTTGACCATTTGTTGAATGACAGGGTGGTCAGCAAGGCACAGACTGTTTTCTGTAATAATAGGGAAGCCCCATTCTACAAGCCAGTTTGCCAGCATGTTTGCTTCACCGTTGGTGCGAACCAGTACAGCAATATCTCTCAGCTTACGGCGATGCTGTAAGTCATCTACAAAAAGTTTTTTCAGTTCTTTATGAACAGATTCAAACAATGCTTCTGTATTTTCTGCTTCAATGTCGTAGAGCTTAACAAGGCCACCACTGCCTTCTTTGTGCGGTGGAACGTTCTGTGCGGCGCCGGAGAAGCCTTTCATAATATCCGCAGCCAACTCGTCCACAACGTCTGTAGAAGCTTTCCCTACAAGCTCATTGGCGATGCGCTTTGCGGTTTCTTCATCTTCAAGGCGAGAGAAAATAGCGTTGTTAAAATGCACAACGTTTTCGCTACTGCGCCAGTTGTTATCTAGCGTAGTGCGCTCCGGATCATGGGCAACTGCTTGAATTGCCTCTTCGTCCAAGATGCCGTCAAACAGATCGGAATCACCACCGCGCCAGCTGTAGATAGCCTGTTTAACATCACCAACGTAAACAACGGAGCCTTCTTTTGACAGGCACTCAACAGCAAGCGGTTCAATCGCTTTCCACTGTGTTTTGGATGTGTCCTGAAATTCATCAATGAGCAGATGTGTAAGACGGGTACCCATTCGGCAAAAAGCCTCAGAAGCTGCGTGCTCACCGCTTAGTACTTTTTGCGCGTAAATAGGCCACTGGGAAGCAGGGATAACACCTTTTTCACGTTGTAGTGTCTCAACTTCAGCTGCAAGCGGTTCTGCAATATTAATGAACGGAACAAGCTCTAAGGCTTTACGAAGAATCGCACCTTGAACTTCCAGTAGTGCAAAAGTGTCGCACATATCTGCATAGGCTTTATGCAAGTCGGCAGATGCTTTGCCTCTGGATGCTTTCAGCACGCAGTCATCGACAGAAGGTTTTTTCGCATATGTGGCAGAAGGGAGCTTGGACGAGAATATAGACAGTGCAAGGCACTTGTCTAAAAACTTCGTAAAGTTTGCAGCAGGTTTTATGCCTTCTTCCGCAATAAATTTTTGCACAGCTGTGGTGGTGCGGCTGAGTTCTTCATGCAGAAGTACAAGCCAGCCGCGCAGGGCATCTCCGTCAACTTCCGGTAATGCTCCATGCTCCAGACGGTATTGCATGAGGGTGTGGACTTTATCGCGAAGTCTGTCACCCGGTACAAAGCCATTCATATCTGTATGAAACAGCAACGATTCGCATGCATCTTTTAACAGTGCACTTTCTTTGCCGCCTTGTGATGCTCGAATAAGCATCTGGTCATAGAGAGGGTCAAAGAGGATTTTATCGTCAAAAATTGGTTCAAAGTCTGGTGGCAGGGAAAGGTCAAGTGCGCCAAGGCGTACCAGCATGTTCAGCAAGCTGTCGATGGTACGGATGTTAAGCGAAGAATAGCGCTGGAGTAGTTTGTTGACCCATCGATGAGCATCCTCAGGGTTCCAGGCAGCTGCCGGATTGTTCAAATCAGGATAAATGGCTCGTTCTTTCAAAGACTGGATAACACGCTCACGCATTTCCGTTGCCGCTTTGTTGGTAAAAGTAACGGCAAGGATTTCGTACCAGTTGAACGAACCATCTGGGTTCGCAATGGCACATGCAGTATTTTTTTCTTTGTGTTCTTCCTGAGTAGCTTCAGCAAGAAGACTTAAGAATTTTTGTGTGAGTGTGAATGTCTTACCGGAACCGGCTGCGGCTTTAATCTGTTGGAGCATGGTTGATCCGTACAAAAGAGTGTTAGGGGGTAGTCTGTTTAGCTATGCATATGGCGCAGGGACAGTGTGTTTGTTTACTGAATAATGCCCTTACGTTTGAGAGCTTCTATGGTGATTGCTTTGCGATATTTAGCATCGCTTTTTTGCGTAATAACAATGTTGGTGGCAAAGAACCAAACTGTTCCTTTTGATTCTACGTAACCGACAAACCAACCCTGTGGTTGCGGAATTCGAGTTGCCCAGCCTGTTTTGCCGTACAGTGTGTAGTCGGGAGTTTGTTGCACGAGTAATAATTTGTTGAGCAAGTCTTGATGCTTTTTATCATATGGCAATGACCGTGCATACAGGGCTTTTAGAAATTCAATTTGTTCAAAGGCAGAAATGGCTAAATCGCCCACAAGCCAAAAGTTCGAAATTTCAGGGCCTGCTGTCTGATTTCCGTAGCCAACCGCCTTAAGGTGCTTGGTATACTTCTTCATACCGATGCGGCGTGCAAGTTCCTGATAAAACCAGACACAGGAAACAGGAAGGGCGGTTTCAATGGAGTGGTCTCTATTCCATGCAGACAGACCTCTGTCTTTGCCATCCCATGTAAGAATCTCCTGTTCATTTGCAACAACTTTTTCATCTAACGCAATGAGAGTGTTAAGCATTTTAAAAGTTGATGCGGGCAAAAGCTGTGTGTTTGCACGTTCTTTGTTGTGCAAAAAAACAGTGGTGCCGTCTAGTGAGGAGATAACAATGGTTCCTTCCACCTTGTTTGTATGGAAGAGGTCTGCAAGGCCAGCGTCTTCGGCAAACGAGCTGGTGGTGCAGAAAACCGTAAGCATAAGCACTAACAAAAAGCATGAAGCAGAGCGAAGCATAGGTATCCTTCCGTATACTAAAAGCGGTAAGACAATGAGTCTTACCGCCTGTTCTGGTGGTGTATGAAACGAGCTGGAATATAAAGCAAAGGTATTCTACCCTGCCTTATTTGTTAACAAAGCAGGGGGCTACTCGCAATAGTGGTTATGAAAATCTATGAGGGTTGATTGCCCTGTAGATTCTATAACAGCACGCCAGTAGTCAGACCGCGTGTTAATCCTTCGCCGTTTACGGGTTACGAGGCGTAATGGAAGATGTACGAATCTGTCCATAAGTTTCGACACAACCATTGCAGTTTTACCTGCCATAGCCGCATGTACTGCGTTTTGTCCGAGGAATCCGCAATAAACTCTGTCGTTGGCGTTGGCCGGTACGGAACGAATGATGTAGCTCGGATCAATAAGTTTGAGAGTATAAGGAACGTTGCGCTCGGTCATGTAGCTATGGATTTCTTTTTT from Halodesulfovibrio sp. MK-HDV carries:
- a CDS encoding pitrilysin family protein; the protein is MILIPDTTLPYVAIDMDFMGGDTLINKDQEGLSVLAARVLTKGTGSMDAPAIEEYLADRAASVAASASRRTFSVSARYPARFSGDILKLFSKMVQTPTLAVEEVNREKVDQVAGIKLREDQPLGLATRNLFPFLFTDSIYSYYHAGIPAQVEKFTQADVDAFWNKQKSMPWVMAVAGEFDRDAIIEFAKQLPTPTEQRPEKFVPVWNKERTKSISLKDRNQAHLFMIFETVPLTSKDTAGLELMQTILAGQSGLLFNDLRDKHGLGYTVTASSWQSTITGFTYFYIGTEPEKEEAAMAGFRRIIKEIQEKPLSEEQIKRGQNLMRGQYYRGHQSLGSRSAEAAGLATAQLPLSYNKDIVDQVQKLTPKDVQEIAKKYLNADKAYILRVAP
- a CDS encoding pitrilysin family protein; translation: MSQKKKVIISELERGEDSPFGLLFKKLQQQTMKGTTYAWPIIGYRDTINSFTREDITNYIKKHYQPQQMLLVVCGDIDEKAVLAEAEKLYGSLENTANVTPPSVVNIDKLDMTGPNIQVVEGKWNKVYLGISFPIPGFDDVNTTGLDMLAQLMGGDKTSPFYRKYQYEKQLVDAISVSAYSFERAGLIYITAVLDADKLDEFWPELMKDLRNLKASEFKDEDMARVRLNLEDSLFRSKETLSGLTSKIGMFEFFFGGEQGEQNYLDEVDNVNREQLQNLIDTYLKPEHLQATVLAPQDGEVSGTTLTAQVVKNWESKRCCKKTADCKRHHRRKGSYRSR
- a CDS encoding pitrilysin family protein encodes the protein MFKRLIILFCGVLMMCTATAASAATVTKLKNGLTVLIQEDKRFPLVSTRLYVHAGSGYEEPREAGISHVLEHMVFKGTKNYAKGQIAASIEELGGYLNAATSFDYTVYIADLPADAWQTGLKVLRDQAFFANIDAEELESEKKSYYFRTGAR
- a CDS encoding nitronate monooxygenase family protein, whose translation is MSFPTLKIGDLVANTPIIQGGMGVGISLSNLASAVANEGGIGVIAGAMIGMSEPDIGKNPMEANIRAMRKEIRKAKEMTKGVLGVNIMVALTNFADLVKTSLDEKIDVIFSGAGLPMDLPAYLKDYYEEHKEKANTKLVPIVSSARAAKILCKKWASKYDYLPDAFVVEGPKAGGHLGFKAEQLEDPDFALEKVISEVIEAVKEFEAKSGKTIPVIAAGGIYTGEDIKKFIEMGAAGVQMGTRFVATDECDADDRFKQAYVDARKEDVTVIKSPVGLPGRALKNKFVEDSRNGLKKPFKCPFECIHNCAHEQSPYCIAAALLNAKKGNLSRGFAFSGTNVHRIKEIIPVGKLIDSLRNEFLSTKK
- a CDS encoding PD-(D/E)XK nuclease family protein, coding for MHTKPFVIIPWQNDFISGLMERVLADTDNNPGDALIIFPHSRPRKYLSDSLRFNEALPKPFLMPQIFQVSDVFQMLRSELEPTPPHVIEVLDRVGLLMECIQDINKKDTFTSGPLQTLPLNDPQRFFPWGMRLNSLLEDFFNQNKTPEDYFHMEGQVVPFAAILLGQLGRIHDAYTEKLENRGWTTPGYDAFRVLQLLNDSSKPVMSLSHKKIYIAGFYGLTGVEKELFRILHAEYGATIMIHSDAELTTGGQTHWACREHRKWISEWSIGTELCEEPQEREQDLQLYEGFDLHSQLDAMEQKLLQQDSISDTAVVLPDTGLMMPVLHHLPRKDVNISMGYPLWRSNLFQLLEVVLHLQENKRADGYYWKDIISLIRHPYIKMLTIGEERPFGVTLHTMEKELRRGKSYTTPFTIPFTRDENVTASEEEMQELLHRVLSNAITAWEEIETPAQLANTLSDLCTVLLEHGGNLWDRFPIDAESMYRIMRKVIPSLRECSLANQEFSQGVLFTILREIIRGERVPFEADPLTGLQVLGMLESRLLHFKNVYVLDATENKLPGLPGNDPLLPDSLRSMLGLPDARHRESVAAYNFYRLIRGATNVHVLYQTGSERTGIFEEKHIRSRFVEELLWKEECKQGKLLAPGDAPLHGISYPVSTIKKEDHVIQRTSAINDMIETFLAKPVSPSALNTYLNCPMQFYMERIGNLRPVDEVNEAEDFAAIGDLFHKVLEKFFTEYLHKETEFSKLDPEPLQRMFVQMLHESSIKEEVPYDSFVMLETAGKERLSRFLRNQPMAKIDSLEKRLIKTIGVDAKERSIAGIADRIDIRNNTRVILDYKTGNIHKPDNGLWQDEFLMAQMRTWDGGVEDPLNQLADKVVNLQLPAYLYMMHNPRLTSTCDAGWVELKKDGKEHLFFEKIDDELHDEIITEHIPLILQFMLRHIEKSPIIRPRKGRHCQWCTCTAGCSV